The genome window CGGTTCTGCGCCACCGGCATCACCAGCGACGCGCTCGCGCCATGCTCCTGCACCTCGTGCTCGGCCAAAGCGAGCAGCAAATGGCCCGTCTCGGCCAGCGACTGGTCGAACAGTTCCTGGCTTTCGCGCCCCGCTTCCAGATACACGATGGCGGCGCTGAAGCCCCATAAGGTAAACGTCAGTCCCAGCAGCACGGCCAGCAGCGTGCGCCGCAGCGACCATGCGCCCGCGCTACCCGGGATGGGCATCATGGACACGCCTGCATCTCGGGCATATCGGGCGTAGCGGGCTTGTCGATGCTGTAGCCGATGGCATGCACGGTGCGGATCAGCGCCTTGCCCAGTTTGCGCCGCAAATGGTGGATATGCACCTGCAGCGCGTTGCTGTCGATTTCCTCGCCCCAGCTGTAGACGCCCTCTTCCAGCTGCACGCGGCTCAGGATGCGCCCGCGCTGCTCGACGAGCATCAACAGGATGCTGAACTCCTTGCCCGTCACGGGCACCGCCACGCCGCCCTGCCGCACCTGGCGCGCGGCGACGTCGATGACGATATCGCCGTGCACGAGTTCTTCGTGCGTGCGCCCGGCCGCGCGGCGGCAGGCGCTGCGCATGCGCGCCGCCAGCTCATCGAGGTCGAAGGGTTTGACGATGAAGTCGTCCGCGCCCGCGTCCAGGCCCGTCACGCGGTCGACGATCTGATCGCGCGCCGTGACGATCAGGATCGCCCCGTCATAGCCGCCACGGCGCAAGGTCGCCAGCGCCTGCATGCCATCCTCGCCCGGCAGGGCCAGGTCGAGCAACAGACAGCCATAGCGGTGCAGGCGCACGGCCATGTGCGCGCTTTCGGCCGACTGCACCCAGTCGACCGCATAGCCGGCCTGCTCCAGCCCCATCTGCGTGGCGCGCCCCAGCTGAGGGTCGTCTTCTGTCAGCAATATGCGCATCGTGGCCTGTCCTGTCTGGCTGTCGTGTCCGGGATTTCATGCTGGCAGCGTAGGCGCCGGACATTAAGAACTTCTTAACATCTGCGGGCGACCATCGATCCATCGTCCACTTTCGGCTGCTTCCCATGCCAGCCCCCTATCTTAACCGCTGGCGGCCAGACGCATCATCCACGCAACACAACGACAAGGAAACACCATGAATACCGAGAAATTGACGACGCAAGGCTGGCGCTATGCCGCCCCGGCGCGCCTGCTGCACTGGCTGATGGCCGTGCTGATCCCCGCCATGCTGGCCCTGGGCTGGTATAT of Janthinobacterium sp. PAMC25594 contains these proteins:
- a CDS encoding response regulator — encoded protein: MRILLTEDDPQLGRATQMGLEQAGYAVDWVQSAESAHMAVRLHRYGCLLLDLALPGEDGMQALATLRRGGYDGAILIVTARDQIVDRVTGLDAGADDFIVKPFDLDELAARMRSACRRAAGRTHEELVHGDIVIDVAARQVRQGGVAVPVTGKEFSILLMLVEQRGRILSRVQLEEGVYSWGEEIDSNALQVHIHHLRRKLGKALIRTVHAIGYSIDKPATPDMPEMQACP